The proteins below are encoded in one region of Spirochaetae bacterium HGW-Spirochaetae-1:
- a CDS encoding MmcQ-like protein, translated as MLDIESIRKYCALKKGVVEDFPFDFTTLVFKVGGKMFALTNIDSTELHINLKCDPYISLLLRDQYPQVQPGYHMNKKHWNTVLADGTIPDDEILKMIDHSYELVFQKLNKSLRESILNA; from the coding sequence ATGCTCGACATTGAAAGCATACGAAAATATTGCGCGTTAAAAAAAGGAGTAGTTGAGGATTTCCCCTTTGACTTTACAACCCTTGTTTTCAAGGTGGGCGGCAAAATGTTCGCACTCACGAACATAGATTCAACCGAACTGCACATCAACCTCAAATGCGATCCATACATCTCACTGCTGCTCCGCGACCAATATCCCCAGGTACAGCCCGGATATCACATGAACAAGAAGCACTGGAACACGGTACTGGCCGACGGTACAATTCCTGACGATGAAATTCTGAAAATGATCGACCACTCCTACGAGCTGGTCTTTCAGAAACTGAACAAATCCCTTCGCGAAAGCATACTCAACGCATAA
- a CDS encoding cupin domain-containing protein, which produces MRLKKLNRKHYTEAEARQFNGENVKGVTGRIVIGKAHGAENFCMRVFELEPEGYTPRHSHEWEHEIFIHRGSGQVYSNGDWNPIVEGTVIFIPGNEEHQIRNSSKEKLVFICLIPSGFPEL; this is translated from the coding sequence ATGAGGTTAAAAAAATTGAACCGGAAACACTATACCGAAGCTGAAGCCAGGCAATTTAATGGAGAAAATGTAAAGGGAGTAACGGGAAGAATCGTTATCGGCAAAGCCCATGGCGCAGAGAATTTCTGTATGCGCGTATTCGAGCTCGAGCCTGAAGGATATACCCCCCGGCATAGTCATGAATGGGAACATGAAATATTTATTCATCGGGGGTCCGGCCAGGTTTACAGCAATGGGGACTGGAATCCTATCGTAGAGGGAACAGTTATATTTATTCCGGGGAATGAAGAGCATCAGATAAGGAATTCTTCGAAGGAAAAACTGGTTTTCATATGCCTTATCCCTTCAGGTTTTCCCGAGCTGTAA
- a CDS encoding acetyl-CoA carboxylase biotin carboxyl carrier protein subunit encodes MSTVNADGLVPIEASVNSVFYRRPSPGEPPYVEEGDQVNEDTVVCLMEIMKCFRSVNAGVKGKVEKILAESGKLVKKGDVLMLIKPE; translated from the coding sequence ATGAGTACAGTCAATGCAGATGGCCTTGTGCCTATTGAAGCATCGGTAAACAGTGTTTTTTATCGTCGACCCAGTCCTGGAGAACCTCCTTATGTGGAGGAAGGTGATCAGGTCAATGAAGATACCGTGGTATGTTTAATGGAAATAATGAAATGTTTTCGGTCCGTTAATGCCGGTGTCAAGGGAAAGGTAGAGAAGATTCTTGCAGAGAGCGGAAAGCTGGTGAAAAAGGGTGACGTATTGATGCTTATCAAGCCGGAGTGA
- the gltA gene encoding citrate (Si)-synthase (type II enzyme; in Escherichia coli this enzyme forms a trimer of dimers which is allosterically inhibited by NADH and competitively inhibited by alpha-ketoglutarate; allosteric inhibition is lost when Cys206 is chemically modified which also affects hexamer formation; forms oxaloacetate and acetyl-CoA and water from citrate and coenzyme A; functions in TCA cycle, glyoxylate cycle and respiration; enzyme from Helicobacter pylori is not inhibited by NADH) — translation MAKAKLILENNEYEFPVMEGTEGEKAIDINDLYSRTGHITLDNGFQNTGSCASAITFIDGDKGILRYRGIDVAELAEKSSFIETAYLIIYGKLPSVEERRTFSTLLTENSMLHEDMIQYFVGMPPNAHPMAILSTMVNALAIFYPHSFDEDFEEGDVSAFNLIVARLISKIRTIAAFSYKKSIGEPYVYPRPDLKYCMNFLNMMFSSPVKPYEFDDEAEKILNMLLILHADHEQNCSTSTVRLVGSSKVNLYSSVCAGICALWGPLHGGANQEVIEMLEGIHKQGLKVGDIIEKSKKKESNFRLHGFGHRVYKNFDPRAIILKRVGREFLEKRNITDPLLNIALELEDAVLKDDYFIERKLYPNVDFYSGIIYRELGIPVDMFTVMFAIGRMPGWIAQWKEMHDTKPFKIGRPRQLYVGPTRKSYS, via the coding sequence ATGGCAAAGGCAAAACTAATACTGGAAAACAATGAATATGAATTCCCAGTCATGGAGGGCACCGAAGGGGAAAAGGCCATTGACATTAATGATCTTTACTCAAGAACAGGGCATATCACCCTGGACAATGGATTTCAGAATACCGGTTCCTGTGCCAGCGCTATCACATTTATTGATGGTGACAAGGGAATACTCCGATACCGGGGCATTGATGTGGCGGAGCTGGCGGAAAAATCTTCCTTTATAGAAACGGCCTACCTGATCATTTACGGGAAATTACCCTCCGTGGAAGAGCGCAGAACCTTTTCGACTCTCCTCACGGAAAACTCCATGCTCCATGAAGACATGATCCAATATTTCGTCGGCATGCCGCCCAATGCTCATCCCATGGCCATTCTGAGCACCATGGTAAATGCCCTGGCTATTTTCTATCCCCACTCCTTTGATGAGGATTTCGAAGAAGGGGATGTAAGCGCCTTCAATCTTATAGTTGCCCGGCTTATATCCAAAATAAGGACTATTGCCGCATTCTCTTATAAAAAATCCATCGGGGAACCCTATGTGTATCCCCGCCCCGATCTCAAATACTGCATGAATTTTCTCAACATGATGTTTTCCAGCCCGGTAAAGCCCTACGAATTCGACGACGAGGCAGAAAAAATACTGAACATGCTTCTGATTCTTCATGCCGATCATGAACAGAATTGCAGCACCTCGACAGTACGTCTCGTGGGAAGCAGCAAGGTGAACCTCTATTCTTCCGTATGTGCCGGCATCTGCGCCCTGTGGGGACCGCTTCACGGCGGAGCCAACCAGGAAGTGATTGAAATGCTCGAAGGCATTCACAAACAGGGCCTGAAGGTCGGGGATATAATCGAAAAGTCCAAGAAAAAGGAATCGAATTTCCGTCTTCACGGATTCGGACACCGGGTATATAAAAACTTTGATCCCAGGGCCATCATCCTGAAACGGGTGGGCAGGGAATTCCTTGAGAAAAGAAACATCACCGACCCTCTTTTGAATATTGCGCTGGAACTGGAGGATGCCGTTCTGAAGGACGATTATTTTATCGAGAGGAAGCTCTATCCCAACGTGGATTTCTACAGTGGTATCATTTACCGTGAACTGGGCATCCCCGTCGATATGTTTACGGTGATGTTCGCCATCGGCCGAATGCCGGGCTGGATCGCGCAATGGAAAGAGATGCATGATACAAAGCCGTTCAAGATAGGCAGACCGAGGCAGCTATACGTCGGCCCGACAAGAAAAAGCTACAGCTGA
- a CDS encoding acetyl-CoA carboxylase biotin carboxylase subunit (an AccC homodimer forms the biotin carboxylase subunit of the acetyl CoA carboxylase, an enzyme that catalyzes the formation of malonyl-CoA, which in turn controls the rate of fatty acid metabolism), whose amino-acid sequence MKKRKVLVANRGEIAVRVIRACRDLDIETVLVVSEADSESMGATLADEVVCIGPPQVTLSYLNIQNIINAALETGADAIHPGYGFLAENPALPEACEKNGIIFIGPRSETMRQLGDKIRARSLARKSNVPMTEGSSALSGLDVVEAEVRKIGFPVILKAAAGGGGRGMRIVKEEKDLKTAFHMASNEALQSFGDATLFVERYVQNARHVEVQVIGDAFGKVIHVGLRDCTTQRRYQKVIEEASPHNLSDDLRNRILDAAVALASSIGYNSAGTVEFLVDKDRNEFYFMEVNTRIQVEHPVTEEITGIDLIKEQINVAFGAALSLDQDDVEFKGHAIECRITAEDAQDDFMPSPGDITCFDMPGGNSVRIDTHCYEGYTISPYYDSLLAKLIATGNTRAEALANMKKALAEFKIEGIQTNIPFLQFVIEQPEFIAGDIDIKWVENAVMPAFLESMRQESLAK is encoded by the coding sequence ATGAAAAAAAGGAAAGTGCTCGTTGCCAACAGAGGGGAAATTGCCGTACGCGTTATCAGGGCCTGCAGGGATCTTGATATCGAGACCGTATTGGTCGTTTCGGAAGCCGACAGTGAAAGCATGGGCGCCACACTTGCCGATGAAGTCGTCTGTATCGGCCCTCCCCAGGTCACACTGAGCTATCTCAATATACAAAACATTATCAATGCGGCATTAGAGACCGGCGCCGACGCCATTCATCCCGGCTATGGTTTTCTTGCTGAAAATCCGGCGCTGCCGGAAGCATGTGAAAAGAACGGGATTATTTTTATCGGTCCCCGTTCGGAAACCATGAGACAATTGGGTGATAAAATACGCGCCAGAAGCCTGGCAAGGAAAAGCAATGTGCCCATGACCGAAGGCAGCAGCGCCCTGAGCGGTCTGGATGTCGTAGAAGCGGAAGTACGGAAAATAGGGTTCCCCGTAATTCTAAAGGCCGCTGCCGGCGGTGGCGGACGGGGTATGCGTATCGTCAAGGAAGAAAAGGACCTGAAAACTGCCTTTCATATGGCATCCAATGAAGCGCTTCAGTCCTTCGGCGATGCGACTCTCTTCGTAGAGCGTTATGTGCAGAATGCCCGGCATGTGGAAGTACAGGTAATCGGAGATGCTTTCGGTAAAGTCATCCATGTGGGATTACGCGACTGTACCACTCAGCGGCGATACCAGAAAGTGATAGAAGAAGCTTCCCCCCATAATCTTTCCGATGATTTACGGAATAGAATCCTGGATGCGGCCGTGGCTCTTGCCTCCAGTATCGGTTACAACAGTGCAGGCACGGTTGAGTTCCTTGTCGATAAAGACCGGAATGAGTTTTATTTTATGGAAGTGAACACCCGTATCCAGGTTGAACACCCTGTTACCGAGGAAATTACCGGCATAGATCTGATCAAGGAACAGATTAACGTTGCCTTCGGAGCCGCTCTTTCGCTGGATCAGGATGATGTTGAATTCAAGGGCCATGCCATAGAATGTCGTATAACGGCCGAAGATGCTCAAGATGATTTTATGCCGTCGCCTGGTGATATAACCTGTTTTGACATGCCCGGCGGGAATTCTGTTCGCATAGACACACACTGTTATGAAGGATATACCATCAGCCCCTACTATGATTCATTGCTGGCCAAGCTGATTGCAACGGGCAATACCCGCGCGGAAGCTTTGGCGAATATGAAAAAGGCCCTGGCGGAATTCAAAATAGAAGGTATTCAAACGAATATTCCCTTTCTGCAATTTGTGATCGAGCAGCCTGAATTTATTGCGGGAGATATAGATATCAAGTGGGTGGAGAATGCTGTTATGCCCGCGTTTCTCGAATCGATGCGGCAGGAGAGTCTGGCTAAATAA
- a CDS encoding permease gives MNITVLILIGMTAGIVSGLIGIGGGIIITPALILLLGLSQHEAQGTTLALLVPPIGLLAAWEYYKSGYVDIKVALFICIGFIIGGFIGSKIAVGIDESLMRKIFSLVLIFIGIVLFLKK, from the coding sequence TTGAATATTACAGTATTGATTCTCATCGGTATGACAGCCGGCATTGTGAGCGGGCTGATAGGCATCGGCGGGGGGATAATTATTACCCCCGCACTCATTCTTTTATTGGGCCTTTCGCAGCATGAAGCACAGGGAACAACACTGGCCCTGCTGGTACCCCCCATTGGCCTTCTGGCTGCCTGGGAGTATTATAAAAGCGGCTATGTCGATATTAAAGTCGCCTTGTTTATCTGCATTGGTTTTATAATCGGCGGATTTATCGGTTCAAAAATTGCAGTCGGTATAGATGAATCTCTTATGCGGAAAATCTTCAGCCTGGTTCTGATTTTTATCGGCATTGTTCTTTTTCTTAAAAAATGA
- a CDS encoding sodium:solute symporter, protein MIYLAIIVIYFTIMIAIGISSRRSTGSTEGFFVAGRRGSTLFITGSLVATIIGGSAVIGMSGLGFSRGITGAWWMLAGSIGLLVLGLFFAEKVRAYALYTLPQLVEKQYGTSVSVVISVLIIIAWLGVIAGQIVAAGQVLSVTGIGDTTLWMIIFTLIFVTYTLIGGQQADIRTDILQAVVIFFGIFSCLVIVLAQIGGWGGLVSVLPADKLSFPVSSGFTMPDLVSYLFVIGLVYAAGPDIYSRLFCAKDVKAARNAALWSAFIIIPFALSITVIGMSASILVPDIRPDQVFPTLLREHLPAPIGGLILAALISATMSSADSCIMSAGTIFTVNIVKHISPKVSEKQMLVIAKSGIVVLGILSLLLALLLKGVISALLFAYTVYSGGVIIPVLFGFYKDRFKLTSAGALASIVGGGTTAMVSKLAGIKYMELGALFISVILLFAISSIHHKIGDAKNKNSGTNIY, encoded by the coding sequence ATGATTTACCTTGCCATCATAGTCATATATTTTACCATAATGATTGCCATAGGTATCAGCAGCAGGAGATCCACCGGCAGTACTGAAGGTTTTTTTGTAGCCGGACGCAGAGGAAGCACGCTCTTCATCACAGGCTCACTGGTCGCTACTATTATCGGCGGGTCTGCAGTGATCGGTATGAGCGGGCTGGGTTTCAGCCGCGGCATTACCGGAGCCTGGTGGATGCTGGCAGGCAGTATCGGTCTGCTTGTGCTGGGTTTATTTTTTGCTGAAAAAGTAAGGGCTTATGCTCTATATACCCTGCCTCAACTTGTAGAAAAGCAATATGGCACTTCAGTATCGGTGGTTATTTCCGTACTGATAATAATAGCCTGGCTCGGTGTTATAGCGGGACAGATTGTAGCGGCAGGACAGGTGCTAAGTGTTACCGGTATCGGTGATACTACATTGTGGATGATTATTTTCACTTTAATATTCGTAACGTATACTCTGATCGGCGGCCAGCAGGCGGATATCAGGACCGATATACTTCAGGCAGTAGTGATCTTTTTCGGCATATTCAGCTGCCTTGTAATTGTGCTGGCTCAGATCGGAGGCTGGGGGGGGCTCGTGAGTGTTTTGCCCGCGGACAAACTGAGTTTCCCGGTGAGTTCCGGTTTCACCATGCCTGACCTTGTTTCATATTTGTTTGTCATAGGGCTGGTCTATGCAGCCGGGCCCGATATATATTCGAGGCTGTTCTGCGCAAAAGATGTCAAAGCAGCAAGGAACGCAGCTCTCTGGTCGGCATTCATAATCATACCCTTTGCACTGTCCATAACCGTTATAGGCATGAGTGCTTCGATACTTGTCCCCGATATCAGGCCTGATCAGGTATTTCCGACTTTACTCAGAGAACACTTGCCGGCGCCCATAGGCGGGCTGATACTTGCTGCGTTAATCAGTGCTACCATGTCTTCTGCCGATAGCTGCATAATGAGTGCAGGTACCATATTCACAGTAAATATTGTAAAGCATATATCACCGAAGGTATCTGAAAAACAAATGCTTGTGATTGCCAAATCAGGAATAGTGGTGCTGGGTATACTTTCATTATTGCTTGCACTGCTGCTGAAGGGAGTAATCAGTGCGCTTTTATTTGCCTACACGGTTTATTCGGGCGGGGTCATAATCCCTGTTCTTTTCGGATTTTACAAAGACAGGTTTAAATTAACTTCCGCGGGAGCATTAGCATCAATTGTCGGCGGCGGGACGACTGCCATGGTTAGCAAGCTCGCCGGCATAAAATATATGGAACTCGGGGCGCTTTTCATAAGCGTTATCCTCCTTTTTGCGATCAGCAGCATCCATCACAAAATAGGCGATGCAAAAAATAAAAACAGCGGCACAAACATTTATTGA
- a CDS encoding MFS transporter has product MILLSLLYLSQGLPFGFQATALPLYLRTQGISLAAIGFAGALAAPWLLKPFWAPLVDRYWNRDFGKRKSWIVPLQVLLFLSILSASMISAGSDLFPLMTAVFMMNVFAATQDIAVDGLAVDILSTHELGTGNAAQVVGYKTGMLLSGGLLVWFSSYTGWQGFFIAMAAISIVPLPFILLYREGKTREKHSGDREVKSFREIVTIALEAFRLPGAHWFLLFVSTYKIGEYMIDAMFKPFLIDSGFSASDIGLWVGTWGMIASLAGSLAGGYMASKISILRALFIAVFLRIIPLAMEFGLTIVIPSSSTVIATTVAEHFFGGMLTTAMFAFMMSRVDKRIGATHYTIIAAIEVLGKSPGTWASGLLAERIGYTGLFAAGVILSSIILFIFPMLKRGENKA; this is encoded by the coding sequence ATGATACTACTGTCTCTCCTCTATCTTTCCCAGGGACTCCCTTTTGGATTCCAGGCCACGGCTTTGCCCCTGTACCTGAGGACCCAGGGTATATCCCTGGCGGCCATAGGTTTCGCCGGCGCACTGGCTGCACCCTGGCTCCTGAAACCGTTCTGGGCTCCCCTGGTGGACCGGTACTGGAACAGGGACTTTGGTAAAAGAAAATCGTGGATAGTACCACTCCAGGTTCTTCTTTTCCTCAGTATATTGTCGGCGTCCATGATTTCTGCAGGATCAGATCTTTTCCCGCTTATGACGGCGGTTTTTATGATGAATGTTTTTGCTGCCACGCAGGATATCGCCGTTGATGGACTTGCCGTTGATATACTCTCCACCCATGAACTGGGCACGGGAAATGCCGCCCAGGTCGTGGGGTATAAGACCGGCATGCTTTTAAGCGGCGGCCTGTTGGTCTGGTTCAGTTCATATACGGGTTGGCAGGGATTCTTTATTGCCATGGCCGCTATTTCCATTGTACCCCTGCCGTTTATATTATTATACCGTGAAGGAAAAACCAGGGAGAAACATTCCGGCGACAGGGAAGTAAAATCATTCAGGGAAATAGTAACCATTGCGCTCGAAGCCTTCCGGCTTCCCGGCGCCCACTGGTTTCTCCTGTTTGTTTCAACATACAAGATCGGCGAATATATGATCGATGCCATGTTCAAACCATTTCTTATAGACAGCGGATTTTCAGCCTCCGATATCGGTCTCTGGGTAGGGACATGGGGAATGATTGCGTCCCTGGCCGGCTCCCTGGCGGGAGGATATATGGCCTCGAAGATAAGCATATTGCGCGCCCTGTTTATAGCCGTTTTCCTGAGAATAATTCCGCTAGCCATGGAGTTTGGCCTCACTATCGTGATACCGTCCTCGTCAACGGTTATTGCCACAACCGTGGCTGAGCATTTCTTCGGGGGAATGCTTACCACGGCCATGTTCGCCTTCATGATGTCCCGTGTCGATAAACGAATCGGAGCCACGCACTATACCATCATTGCCGCAATCGAGGTTCTGGGAAAAAGTCCCGGAACATGGGCCTCGGGATTGCTGGCGGAACGCATAGGTTATACGGGACTTTTTGCCGCTGGTGTGATTTTATCTTCAATTATACTTTTCATATTTCCCATGCTGAAGAGAGGAGAGAATAAGGCATGA
- a CDS encoding phnA protein: MAKGLDRHRERMDILASFGRNLARRSGSRCELCSSSGVPLHIYEVSPVADTPDMDRCIFICTTCEKGMENPPGMADHWRCLNTAVWSEIPALQVISVRILRQISPKSDWARSLLEEVYLDPEIEEWIDKQ, from the coding sequence ATGGCAAAAGGACTGGACAGACACAGAGAGAGGATGGATATACTGGCATCCTTCGGCAGGAACCTGGCCCGAAGGTCGGGTTCCCGGTGTGAATTATGTTCGTCATCGGGAGTCCCTCTCCACATATACGAAGTTTCTCCCGTGGCAGATACTCCGGACATGGACAGGTGTATATTCATCTGCACAACCTGCGAGAAGGGAATGGAAAATCCCCCGGGTATGGCAGATCACTGGAGATGTCTGAACACTGCGGTATGGAGCGAAATCCCGGCCCTGCAGGTCATATCTGTACGGATTCTACGGCAAATATCCCCGAAGTCCGACTGGGCCCGTTCCCTCCTTGAGGAAGTTTATCTTGATCCTGAAATTGAAGAGTGGATCGATAAGCAGTGA